From the genome of Haloplanus sp. XH21, one region includes:
- a CDS encoding DUF6498-containing protein: protein MTDRRLSLLTVLVTNAIPLVGVGFLGWSIAALVVVYWVELGVGLGFAALRATFAQRPPEHDADLLLLGAFRHKRGRVSIPWIELDVQVANIPILLVLFPVFGTIWFVTGGIALGGTNVAIAGDPFETETMSTVALGIMGIVVGRGVKTVSEYFLDGQYESVSVQGALKTAIWPVMVVGLALAVSGAAATSGAPATVILVALVATKSLFDLADIYRDRLVAFDERSALDFGWASDPDDWSSIDTELQDTVDIVRPRGAAVLVDGVIRGLRTEAVGLAAFIGGLSLLFGTLGSNPELVLFGGGVGLVLLVFVGLCGVVDGLVRYSTMEYRFGRDVVGHDRLLGTPQWRLPRWKLERCDPHRTFADRVFGTWTLTLDHDGRTVRIPHVSDAFVAELCTGD, encoded by the coding sequence ATGACTGACCGTCGATTATCGCTTCTCACCGTTCTCGTCACCAACGCCATCCCGCTCGTTGGTGTCGGGTTTCTCGGATGGTCGATCGCCGCACTCGTCGTTGTCTACTGGGTGGAGCTCGGCGTCGGCCTCGGATTCGCCGCTCTCAGAGCGACCTTCGCACAGCGGCCGCCGGAACACGACGCCGACCTCCTGCTTCTCGGCGCGTTCCGACACAAACGTGGGCGTGTGTCGATACCCTGGATCGAGCTTGATGTCCAGGTCGCGAACATACCGATCCTCCTCGTCCTGTTCCCGGTGTTCGGTACTATCTGGTTCGTCACCGGTGGGATCGCACTTGGCGGTACCAACGTGGCAATAGCAGGCGATCCATTCGAGACGGAGACCATGTCGACGGTAGCGCTCGGAATCATGGGAATCGTCGTCGGCCGGGGCGTCAAGACGGTGTCGGAGTATTTCCTCGACGGACAGTACGAATCCGTCTCCGTTCAGGGAGCGCTCAAGACGGCGATTTGGCCGGTCATGGTCGTTGGTCTCGCGCTCGCCGTGAGTGGGGCGGCGGCGACCTCGGGTGCCCCCGCGACCGTCATTCTCGTTGCGCTGGTGGCTACCAAGTCGCTGTTCGATCTCGCCGACATCTATCGAGATCGGCTCGTCGCGTTCGACGAGCGCTCGGCGCTTGACTTCGGCTGGGCGAGTGATCCCGACGACTGGTCGTCGATCGACACGGAACTCCAGGACACCGTCGATATCGTTCGCCCACGGGGTGCAGCTGTCCTCGTCGACGGTGTTATCCGAGGACTGCGAACGGAAGCGGTTGGGCTCGCAGCGTTCATCGGTGGCCTCTCACTCCTGTTCGGGACTCTCGGATCAAATCCTGAACTCGTTCTGTTCGGGGGCGGTGTCGGACTCGTGCTTCTCGTATTCGTCGGTCTCTGTGGGGTCGTCGACGGTCTCGTGAGATACTCGACGATGGAGTACCGATTCGGACGGGATGTGGTGGGACACGACCGACTGCTCGGGACGCCACAGTGGCGGCTTCCTCGGTGGAAATTGGAGCGGTGTGACCCGCATCGAACGTTCGCCGACCGTGTGTTCGGGACGTGGACGCTCACTCTCGATCACGACGGGCGGACTGTCCGTATTCCGCACGTTTCGGATGCATTCGTCGCTGAGCTCTGCACTGGTGACTGA
- a CDS encoding DUF3307 domain-containing protein, translating to MSEWLTGLGPAGTALALLVLGHVLGDFAFQTEALAMAKHRLRPLLTHWAITLVVHVAVFAPLLTVQSVVVVAVIGLLHLPIDAVSAQLRERRGGSALLFLGDQLAHLLVILTGWSLLAPGVWRLTPLLTGIRGVTQLPWAAVTTGAVYLAAFVFAHDGGNAIVRGVLPDADPVPDTADDLEVGSLIGSLERWIILFLGVAGLWGAVGLVVAAKSIARFEELKKQPFAEYFLVGTLTSVLVAIALVGLVSVLV from the coding sequence ATGAGCGAGTGGCTGACCGGGCTTGGCCCGGCGGGGACCGCGCTTGCACTGCTCGTGCTGGGGCACGTCCTCGGTGACTTCGCCTTCCAGACGGAGGCCCTGGCGATGGCCAAGCATCGACTCCGGCCGTTGCTCACGCACTGGGCCATCACCCTCGTCGTCCACGTCGCCGTGTTCGCGCCGCTGTTGACCGTCCAGTCAGTGGTGGTCGTCGCGGTGATCGGGTTGCTTCATCTCCCCATCGACGCCGTCTCGGCGCAGCTCCGCGAGCGCAGAGGCGGGTCGGCACTTCTGTTTCTCGGTGACCAACTGGCCCATCTGCTGGTCATCCTCACTGGATGGTCGTTGCTTGCCCCCGGTGTCTGGCGCCTCACACCGCTGCTGACCGGGATTCGTGGCGTGACGCAGCTTCCCTGGGCGGCGGTGACCACGGGAGCGGTGTACCTCGCAGCGTTCGTGTTCGCACACGACGGCGGGAACGCCATCGTCCGTGGCGTGCTCCCGGACGCGGATCCTGTGCCTGACACGGCGGACGATCTGGAGGTCGGGTCGCTCATCGGGAGCCTCGAACGGTGGATCATCCTCTTCCTCGGCGTGGCTGGGCTGTGGGGCGCGGTTGGGCTCGTCGTGGCCGCAAAGTCGATCGCCCGCTTCGAGGAGCTGAAGAAACAGCCCTTTGCCGAGTACTTCCTCGTCGGCACCCTCACCAGCGTGCTCGTCGCCATCGCGCTCGTCGGGCTGGTGTCGGTCCTCGTTTGA
- a CDS encoding IS6 family transposase produces MPENASFNGCIDRIELGFVEREATPRLLMKLSIQLHLAGISLSNTISILEMFGVERARSTVHNWVHKADLQPEEGRSPDHVAVDETVIRLNDEQYWLYAAVDPETNELLHTKLEPTRTNVIAYSFFRELREKHDVDDAVFLVDSATPLKDACRRHGLDFQIRTPRKSEQRRTCIPRDKTQNYHFFELFQQRRSRNCERVAQILRLRMESANLNTTVCPPQSKFSMWMTNPNLGIW; encoded by the coding sequence ATGCCAGAAAACGCTAGCTTTAACGGTTGTATCGACCGGATCGAGTTAGGCTTTGTGGAACGAGAGGCAACACCGCGGCTGTTGATGAAGCTCAGTATTCAGCTCCATCTTGCAGGAATATCACTTTCGAATACTATCTCTATTCTTGAAATGTTCGGTGTTGAGCGGGCACGATCCACCGTTCACAACTGGGTTCACAAGGCCGATCTACAGCCCGAAGAAGGCCGAAGCCCGGATCACGTTGCGGTCGATGAAACCGTGATCCGACTCAATGACGAGCAGTATTGGCTGTACGCCGCGGTCGATCCAGAGACGAATGAATTACTCCACACAAAGCTTGAACCAACGAGAACCAACGTCATCGCTTACTCGTTCTTCCGCGAACTGCGCGAGAAACACGACGTTGACGACGCCGTGTTTCTCGTCGATAGCGCAACACCACTGAAAGACGCTTGCCGTCGCCACGGCCTCGATTTTCAGATACGAACGCCACGGAAATCGGAACAGCGTCGAACGTGTATTCCGAGAGATAAAACGCAGAACTACCATTTTTTCGAACTGTTTCAGCAACGCCGAAGCAGAAACTGCGAACGAGTGGCTCAGATCCTTCGCCTTCGCATGGAATCAGCTAATCTGAACACTACCGTATGTCCGCCTCAGTCGAAGTTCTCCATGTGGATGACGAACCCCAATTTGGGGATCTGGTAG
- a CDS encoding winged helix-turn-helix domain-containing protein has product MTETWDDVNEQVKADWEEETTPFERVYEIVEQTHDGQSAAEIADRALVSEPTARRHCKALVNTGFVETEPDGQTTLYKRNSDRILMSRIRELREEADRTELLDSIQDMKAEIRLYEDRYDVVSPEELVQQLDADETEGWDDLTAWRTTRQNLAVAQAALAYDEASHQLAV; this is encoded by the coding sequence ATGACTGAGACGTGGGACGACGTCAACGAGCAGGTCAAAGCGGACTGGGAAGAGGAGACCACGCCGTTCGAGCGGGTGTACGAGATCGTCGAACAAACCCACGACGGGCAGTCAGCAGCCGAAATCGCCGACCGGGCCCTCGTGAGCGAGCCAACGGCACGTCGACACTGCAAGGCGCTCGTGAACACGGGCTTCGTCGAGACGGAACCAGACGGCCAAACAACGCTGTACAAGCGAAACAGCGACCGGATCCTGATGTCCCGAATCCGCGAGCTGCGTGAGGAAGCAGATCGGACGGAGTTGCTCGATAGTATTCAAGACATGAAGGCCGAAATCCGGCTCTATGAGGACCGCTACGACGTGGTATCACCGGAAGAGCTCGTCCAGCAACTCGACGCCGACGAGACGGAGGGCTGGGACGATCTCACGGCATGGCGCACGACGCGACAGAATCTCGCCGTCGCCCAAGCAGCACTCGCCTACGACGAGGCCAGCCACCAGCTCGCCGTATGA
- a CDS encoding SatD family protein, translating into MTKNQADAVFVAVIGDIRGSRELADRSEAQREFKQVVNSLNDEFPDSSIASQFTVTTGDEFQVLLREATDAVEAVVSVSDRFHPARLRFGIGVGALDTQLNPNQAIGMDGPCFHRAREAIEAAEVAGAWVRVDGWSSELVAHVNSMFDLVQCVREDWTDRQAQFARALKEEGTQKRVVERFDISKSTVSESLSAGHVQEVRNAETSLGKRLQTALEEERA; encoded by the coding sequence ATGACCAAGAATCAAGCCGACGCCGTGTTCGTGGCCGTGATCGGGGACATCCGGGGGTCTCGGGAGCTCGCGGATCGGAGCGAAGCACAGCGGGAGTTCAAGCAGGTGGTCAACTCCCTGAACGACGAGTTCCCGGACAGTTCCATCGCCTCCCAGTTCACCGTCACGACGGGCGACGAGTTCCAGGTGCTCCTGAGAGAGGCGACTGATGCCGTCGAAGCGGTGGTCTCGGTAAGCGACCGGTTCCACCCGGCTCGACTCCGGTTCGGCATCGGGGTCGGGGCGCTGGATACGCAGCTGAACCCGAACCAGGCAATCGGGATGGATGGCCCGTGTTTCCACCGGGCACGAGAGGCGATCGAAGCGGCCGAGGTCGCGGGGGCGTGGGTCCGCGTCGATGGCTGGTCGAGCGAGCTGGTGGCGCACGTCAACTCGATGTTCGACCTAGTGCAGTGTGTCCGTGAAGATTGGACGGATCGGCAGGCGCAGTTCGCGCGAGCCCTCAAAGAGGAGGGAACCCAGAAACGCGTCGTTGAGCGCTTCGACATCTCGAAGTCCACGGTGAGTGAATCACTGAGTGCTGGACACGTCCAAGAGGTACGGAACGCCGAGACCTCCCTCGGGAAGCGGCTCCAGACGGCGCTCGAGGAGGAGCGAGCATGA
- a CDS encoding RidA family protein, which yields MADCQPFDSDAVYSPVGPFSHGSAAGDFVFVSGTGGLNRDGVVVSDDVAAQARAMMENTEKILAEDGLTFDDVVKTNLYLTNMDDYGTVNDIYAEYMPETPPARTCVEVSRLPVQERVKIEVIAYEG from the coding sequence ATGGCGGATTGCCAGCCATTCGATTCGGACGCAGTGTACAGTCCAGTTGGTCCGTTTTCACACGGGTCGGCAGCAGGTGACTTCGTGTTCGTGAGCGGAACCGGTGGTCTCAATCGGGACGGTGTCGTCGTGAGCGACGACGTGGCGGCTCAGGCACGGGCGATGATGGAGAACACGGAGAAGATACTCGCTGAGGATGGCCTGACATTCGATGACGTGGTGAAGACGAATCTTTACCTCACCAACATGGACGACTACGGGACGGTCAACGACATCTACGCCGAGTATATGCCGGAAACTCCCCCCGCGAGGACGTGCGTGGAAGTCTCGCGACTGCCCGTTCAGGAACGAGTCAAGATTGAAGTGATCGCCTACGAGGGGTGA
- a CDS encoding response regulator → MDDEPQFGDLVADFVERKSEQIEVTTKRHPAEALDFLEDAVEEIDCVVSDYDMPGKNGLEFLNAVRDITSDLPFILLLRRARRKSRVMLSRRALRSICKKRVELTSILC, encoded by the coding sequence GTGGATGACGAACCCCAATTTGGGGATCTGGTAGCGGATTTTGTGGAACGTAAAAGCGAACAAATTGAGGTAACGACGAAGAGACATCCAGCGGAGGCGCTCGACTTTTTGGAAGATGCAGTTGAGGAGATCGATTGTGTCGTCAGCGATTACGATATGCCGGGTAAGAACGGTCTCGAGTTCCTCAATGCGGTTCGTGACATTACGTCCGACCTCCCGTTCATCCTTTTACTGAGAAGGGCTCGGAGGAAGTCGCGAGTGATGCTATCTCGGCGGGCGTTACGGAGTATATGCAAAAAGAGGGTGGAACTGACCAGTATACTGTGTTAG
- a CDS encoding aspartate dehydrogenase codes for MVLEIGLIGCGTIGTEIAKAIDTDRVPDTKLGAVFDVNHAKMESLADSLAGTPAVVDSVSGLTAEVDLVVEAAGQTAVQNVAVDVLKANTDLMLMSVGALADAELRTAVLDAVDARSSRLYVPSGAIAGLDAVKAAALADELSSVSLTTRKPPSGLEGAPYIETNDIDLSDFDESTVVFEGPATEAAKAFPSNVNVAISLSLAGIGPDETEVTIVADPDEENNVHRIQATGSAGRIETTVRNVPSPTNPKTSYLAALSAIEKLRGITTPTSTGT; via the coding sequence ATGGTACTTGAGATAGGGCTTATCGGTTGTGGAACCATCGGTACGGAAATAGCGAAGGCCATCGATACGGACAGAGTACCTGACACCAAACTTGGAGCCGTTTTTGACGTCAATCATGCAAAGATGGAATCGCTCGCCGACTCGTTGGCCGGCACTCCGGCCGTGGTCGACTCCGTCTCGGGGTTGACAGCGGAGGTTGACCTCGTGGTCGAAGCGGCGGGGCAGACGGCCGTTCAGAACGTCGCGGTCGACGTTCTCAAGGCCAACACGGATCTGATGTTGATGAGCGTCGGAGCGCTCGCGGATGCCGAACTTCGGACAGCAGTTCTCGACGCCGTCGACGCCCGCTCCTCCCGCCTGTACGTGCCGTCCGGAGCAATCGCCGGACTGGACGCCGTCAAGGCAGCCGCCCTCGCCGACGAGCTGTCGTCTGTTTCGCTGACGACGCGTAAACCACCCTCCGGATTGGAGGGAGCACCGTACATCGAGACGAACGACATCGACCTTTCGGACTTCGACGAATCGACTGTCGTTTTCGAAGGACCGGCGACTGAGGCAGCCAAGGCCTTCCCCTCGAACGTCAACGTGGCAATCTCCTTGAGTCTCGCTGGCATCGGACCGGATGAGACGGAGGTAACTATCGTTGCCGATCCCGACGAAGAGAACAACGTCCACCGGATTCAGGCCACCGGGAGCGCCGGCCGTATTGAGACGACGGTTCGGAACGTTCCGTCGCCGACGAACCCGAAGACGAGTTATCTGGCTGCCCTCTCGGCTATCGAAAAACTCCGTGGTATCACCACACCCACGAGTACCGGCACGTAA
- a CDS encoding RNA-guided endonuclease InsQ/TnpB family protein, with amino-acid sequence MLDTTRTYRAKIANHSQVSGDLDDCGHSASKLWNVARYHTQQEWDDTGEIPSEADLKRELKDHERYSDLHSQSSQRVLEELAESFTGWFKKRKNGDTDANPPGYRKRGDKHPRSTVTWKQNGIKHDSEHNQLRLSKGFNLKSHRSDFILAEYETRPDVTVENIQQVRAVWNGDRWELHLVCRVEIPVEDAPGDNTAGIDLGIKNYLAIAYDDGDAELYPGNALKQDKHYFTLDEYDTEGENGPSRRALRTRQKLSRRKDHFLHTLAKHVVEQCIDHEVGNIAIGDLSKIREDGNGDSRNWGKRGNKKLHGWEFDRFTRLLEYKAEEHGILVDRTSERDTSKTCSCCGRKRDANRVERGLYVCESCGATMNADVNGAVNIRRKITQSPPTGDMSNGRLARPVAYLFDQTSGRFAPSEQVGCES; translated from the coding sequence ATGCTGGATACAACCCGCACCTATCGAGCGAAAATCGCCAACCACTCTCAGGTGAGTGGCGATCTCGATGACTGCGGGCACTCCGCGTCGAAGCTGTGGAACGTCGCTCGCTACCACACCCAACAAGAATGGGATGACACGGGCGAGATACCGTCCGAAGCCGATCTCAAGCGCGAATTGAAAGACCACGAACGATACAGTGACCTACATTCTCAGTCAAGTCAGCGAGTTCTTGAAGAGCTTGCTGAGTCGTTCACCGGCTGGTTCAAAAAGCGCAAGAACGGCGACACAGACGCAAATCCGCCCGGTTACCGAAAGCGAGGCGACAAACACCCACGCTCTACCGTGACGTGGAAACAGAACGGTATCAAGCACGACTCCGAGCACAACCAACTCCGTCTGAGCAAAGGCTTCAACCTCAAGAGCCACCGTTCGGACTTCATCCTCGCAGAATACGAAACGCGACCGGACGTGACCGTCGAGAACATACAGCAAGTCAGAGCCGTCTGGAACGGAGACCGTTGGGAACTTCACCTCGTCTGCAGGGTTGAAATCCCCGTCGAGGACGCACCGGGCGACAACACCGCTGGAATCGACCTCGGTATCAAGAACTACCTCGCCATCGCCTACGACGATGGTGATGCGGAGTTGTATCCGGGGAACGCGCTGAAGCAGGACAAGCACTACTTCACCCTCGACGAGTACGACACTGAAGGCGAGAACGGGCCGTCACGACGTGCGCTTCGCACCCGTCAGAAGTTGTCTCGGCGGAAAGACCACTTCCTGCACACCCTTGCTAAGCACGTCGTTGAGCAGTGTATCGACCACGAGGTCGGGAACATCGCTATCGGTGACTTGAGCAAGATTCGTGAGGACGGGAATGGTGACTCTCGGAACTGGGGCAAGCGTGGAAACAAGAAACTTCACGGATGGGAGTTCGACCGCTTCACTCGCTTGCTTGAATACAAGGCCGAAGAACACGGCATCCTCGTTGACCGCACGAGCGAGCGAGACACGTCAAAGACGTGTTCGTGTTGTGGTCGGAAGCGAGACGCGAATCGTGTGGAGCGTGGGTTGTACGTCTGTGAGTCGTGCGGGGCGACGATGAATGCGGACGTGAACGGTGCGGTGAACATTCGCAGAAAGATAACTCAGAGTCCCCCGACGGGGGATATGAGTAACGGTCGTTTGGCACGGCCAGTAGCCTACCTGTTCGATCAAACTTCGGGGCGTTTCGCACCGAGCGAGCAGGTAGGTTGCGAATCTTAA
- a CDS encoding UPF0449 family protein, producing MSSNDTKHLQTELTEDEYERFRKYAREHGLSLKGTGHQALIEWIERQQQADPNDPAFTLLDDLEDEPLPASAATDAREEADLVDEWHGSDESFRLVDDPSPQPDTDE from the coding sequence ATGAGCAGTAACGACACGAAGCATCTCCAAACGGAACTGACCGAGGACGAATACGAACGCTTCCGGAAGTACGCGAGAGAACACGGCCTCTCGCTCAAAGGAACTGGCCACCAGGCGCTCATCGAGTGGATCGAACGCCAACAGCAAGCCGATCCCAACGACCCGGCGTTCACCCTCCTCGACGACCTCGAGGACGAGCCCCTTCCAGCCTCGGCGGCGACGGACGCTCGCGAAGAGGCCGATCTCGTTGACGAGTGGCACGGTAGCGACGAATCGTTCAGGCTCGTCGATGATCCGTCCCCCCAGCCTGACACAGATGAATAA
- a CDS encoding carboxymuconolactone decarboxylase family protein encodes MTRENTIDLVSRDEATGTVKEVYDEIISSRSGEIDEEASLNRLWTVYGNTPELLDIFWDHIKETYRGGSLSFDLKHKVALVVATVMECEGCKFFHSSTLESEGVDDEEIQEIQEQELEEVGFSRKEYEILKFTEKAATDSHGIRDEEFEELREVGLSESEIVELIDCIAVHAHIAILLGATGVSYEGMQEQEFLGPVEN; translated from the coding sequence ATGACGCGAGAGAACACAATCGATCTGGTTTCTCGTGACGAGGCTACGGGCACCGTCAAAGAAGTGTATGATGAGATCATTTCCTCACGTTCGGGTGAAATAGATGAGGAGGCGAGCCTGAACCGCCTCTGGACGGTCTACGGGAACACCCCGGAACTCCTCGATATCTTCTGGGACCACATAAAGGAGACGTATCGCGGGGGATCGCTTTCGTTCGACCTCAAACACAAAGTCGCCCTCGTCGTTGCGACAGTCATGGAGTGTGAGGGGTGTAAGTTCTTCCACTCCTCCACGCTCGAATCGGAAGGAGTAGACGACGAAGAAATCCAGGAAATCCAGGAGCAAGAGCTCGAAGAGGTCGGCTTTTCCCGAAAAGAGTACGAAATTCTCAAGTTCACCGAGAAGGCGGCGACTGACTCACACGGTATCAGGGACGAGGAGTTTGAGGAACTTCGGGAAGTCGGTCTCTCGGAGTCGGAAATCGTCGAGTTGATCGATTGTATCGCCGTCCACGCCCACATCGCTATCCTCCTCGGTGCAACGGGCGTCTCCTACGAAGGCATGCAGGAACAGGAGTTCCTCGGCCCGGTCGAAAACTGA
- a CDS encoding ATP-binding protein → MCLYIESIVYTTSEDGTGFGLTIVNEIVEAHGGTISVVEGGNSGARFEIRDLDTVE, encoded by the coding sequence ATGTGTCTCTACATTGAATCAATAGTATATACGACATCTGAAGACGGAACCGGATTCGGCCTTACCATCGTCAATGAGATCGTTGAAGCCCACGGTGGAACAATTTCCGTAGTTGAAGGGGGTAATAGCGGAGCACGGTTCGAGATACGAGACCTCGATACCGTCGAGTGA
- a CDS encoding PAS domain-containing protein: MQKEGGTDQYTVLANRIENSVDKYWAQKEAKRTQRRLGELTQSSVDCLWMFNREWDDLHFISGYEDVWHRPVTAIKENPQDFLDGVHPDHRDNVEAAMNRLSNGETIDIEYRILRGDNEPGWVWVKGEPIYNEDDVVRVVGFTRDITDRKQRERALREERDFVDQALNTLDDVFYHIGTGYLERWNDRLASVTGYDDAQIRDMAAVELFPEDEREKIATAIQNTLTTGEVTVEAEFLTVDGERIPYEFTGARLTNPEGEVIGLVGVGRDLTERRERQRELERTQARFDALTENTDLAIVTIDDQHTIQYANNGVQTVFGYTPDELIGESLLTIMPQRFHERHQHAVKQYLQSGEKQVDWNWVELPGLDCDGNEVPLGISFGEATIDGERRFTAVLQDLSVRS; the protein is encoded by the coding sequence ATGCAAAAAGAGGGTGGAACTGACCAGTATACTGTGTTAGCAAATCGTATCGAAAACAGCGTCGACAAATATTGGGCTCAAAAAGAGGCAAAACGCACGCAACGGCGGCTCGGAGAACTCACCCAGAGCTCTGTTGATTGTCTGTGGATGTTCAACAGGGAGTGGGATGACCTCCACTTCATTTCTGGGTATGAAGATGTCTGGCATCGCCCCGTCACAGCGATCAAGGAAAATCCGCAGGACTTCCTAGACGGCGTCCATCCAGATCACCGCGACAACGTTGAGGCTGCGATGAATCGCCTCTCCAATGGAGAAACGATCGATATTGAATACCGCATCTTACGAGGCGACAACGAACCCGGGTGGGTATGGGTCAAAGGAGAACCCATCTACAACGAGGATGATGTGGTTCGAGTTGTCGGTTTTACGCGGGATATCACAGACCGAAAGCAGCGCGAGCGCGCATTACGCGAGGAACGCGATTTCGTCGACCAAGCCCTGAACACCTTGGATGACGTTTTCTACCACATTGGGACCGGCTATCTCGAGCGCTGGAACGATCGGTTAGCTTCCGTCACCGGATATGACGATGCACAGATCCGGGATATGGCTGCCGTGGAACTCTTCCCGGAAGATGAGCGGGAGAAGATCGCTACCGCAATCCAGAATACGCTTACTACGGGCGAAGTAACTGTTGAAGCAGAATTTCTGACTGTAGATGGAGAGCGAATTCCGTATGAGTTCACTGGGGCTCGTCTCACAAATCCCGAAGGAGAGGTGATCGGCTTGGTTGGCGTTGGGCGTGATCTTACGGAACGAAGGGAACGCCAACGCGAACTCGAACGAACACAGGCACGGTTCGATGCACTGACTGAAAATACAGACCTCGCGATCGTCACAATCGATGACCAGCACACAATACAGTACGCTAACAACGGTGTTCAGACTGTGTTCGGCTATACGCCGGATGAACTGATTGGAGAGTCACTGCTCACCATTATGCCCCAACGATTTCACGAGCGACATCAACATGCTGTCAAGCAATATCTTCAAAGCGGAGAGAAACAGGTCGACTGGAATTGGGTTGAACTCCCAGGACTGGACTGTGACGGGAACGAGGTACCGCTTGGCATTTCATTTGGTGAGGCGACGATCGACGGCGAGCGTCGATTCACTGCTGTGCTCCAGGATCTATCTGTCCGTTCGTAG
- a CDS encoding multidrug transporter, with protein MDPGYGEQPSWVTALGLIVALIAIVGTQFLDWQWGSGQLVPTIVGVAVAGIAVLLVAKRISQI; from the coding sequence ATGGATCCTGGATACGGAGAGCAGCCCTCCTGGGTCACTGCACTTGGCCTCATCGTTGCACTAATCGCGATCGTTGGAACGCAGTTCCTTGACTGGCAGTGGGGATCTGGACAACTCGTTCCGACGATTGTCGGCGTAGCCGTTGCCGGAATTGCCGTATTACTTGTCGCCAAAAGAATCAGCCAAATCTAA
- a CDS encoding thioredoxin family protein: protein MTHIAIYKTPECGRCPSVIERVEEIASEREDVELEIVDAEEDRLRALSDDVFSVPTVVIDGETKLTGVPTKEDIIAELRS, encoded by the coding sequence ATGACGCACATCGCTATATACAAGACGCCAGAGTGTGGCCGATGTCCAAGTGTCATCGAACGTGTCGAAGAGATCGCGAGCGAACGTGAGGATGTCGAACTAGAGATTGTCGATGCGGAGGAAGACCGGCTACGTGCGCTCTCGGATGATGTGTTTTCGGTACCAACCGTCGTTATCGACGGTGAAACGAAACTCACAGGTGTTCCGACAAAGGAAGACATCATCGCGGAACTGCGGTCCTGA
- a CDS encoding CPBP family intramembrane glutamic endopeptidase — protein MTDPDRSRLTVFVSILVVFAVGLHIVSRIAEVNPITLAPAYMFSPMIAGLVVCLRREIPLSAVGLQIGRVRWLAVAAVGALPLVGLMLLLAVVVPGIGFDPTVDVIPGLELPSGPVGVIATFGLVLGLGATVNAVFAFGEEFGWRGYLLWELAPWGFWKVSFAIGALWGVWHAPVIIAGYNYPSFPMIGVAAMTIACLSFSPVYTYLVIRAESVIAAALLHGVFNGSAGLVVAYAVTENAILNELVASPVGAAGVFAFGLVAIGIKLTGAPSLTREFASDGDRV, from the coding sequence ATGACGGACCCTGATAGAAGCCGTCTCACAGTCTTTGTCAGTATTCTGGTGGTCTTTGCAGTCGGTCTGCATATCGTGTCTCGAATCGCCGAGGTGAACCCGATTACACTCGCGCCAGCGTATATGTTCTCTCCGATGATTGCGGGGCTTGTCGTCTGCCTCCGTCGAGAGATTCCGCTATCGGCGGTCGGTCTGCAGATCGGACGAGTTCGGTGGCTCGCTGTGGCTGCCGTGGGAGCACTACCGCTCGTCGGATTGATGCTCCTCCTCGCGGTGGTTGTCCCTGGCATCGGCTTTGATCCGACAGTTGATGTGATACCCGGACTGGAACTGCCGTCGGGACCCGTCGGCGTGATCGCGACGTTCGGTCTCGTGCTCGGACTGGGTGCGACAGTGAACGCAGTGTTCGCATTCGGGGAGGAATTCGGATGGCGCGGCTATCTGCTCTGGGAACTGGCGCCGTGGGGCTTCTGGAAGGTATCGTTCGCAATTGGTGCCCTCTGGGGTGTTTGGCACGCACCGGTTATCATCGCTGGCTACAACTACCCGTCTTTCCCGATGATTGGGGTTGCCGCCATGACGATTGCCTGTCTGTCCTTCTCACCCGTATACACATATCTCGTGATTCGCGCCGAGTCAGTGATTGCGGCGGCGCTACTCCACGGCGTGTTCAACGGGTCCGCTGGCCTCGTCGTCGCCTATGCGGTCACGGAGAATGCCATTCTCAATGAACTGGTTGCGAGCCCGGTCGGTGCTGCTGGTGTGTTCGCGTTCGGACTCGTAGCGATCGGAATCAAGCTGACCGGTGCCCCATCGCTAACCCGCGAATTCGCTAGCGATGGAGACCGAGTCTAG